Below is a window of Poecilia reticulata strain Guanapo linkage group LG8, Guppy_female_1.0+MT, whole genome shotgun sequence DNA.
AAATCCCccacaagactttttttttttttttttaaataaatggatgtTTTGCATTACACTTTATAAAAAGCTAATAGGCTCATATCAGATGGATCGTGTTGACATTCTgggatttttatgaatataaataatattaaagtatttgaaaattatgacattttaatttttgaggAACAACATGGCGCTACAGCTTGGTATTAAACTTACCATTCATCAATTCATGAATAGGACTACCTATTTATGCACTGCAATTTGCATTAGtagaagattgttttttttcccttagaGGATAGGGAACCAAAGCTGGCTCCAGCCCAGGGTGATGTCTTTGTGCATCCGGCCCTGGTCATGGTTTAAATGAGTCCTAGGCGCTGGAGAACTGACCTAGATATGGCTACATCAGGTCCATAAGCTCATCTCAGGTTTGTTGACAAAAATTATTGGGAAAAAATGACGTGGATTAATGAAACGAAAAGGAAACTTTAGAAAGGTTTTGAAGGCGTGCATCGTGTTACGTCAGGCATAAAACTAATGCCACGTTTCAGAAAAACTAAGGTTATGTAGGATAAATTTCCACAATCCATAAacgtttttaaatgattatttccataatcatttttctatttactcaggttatctcAGTTGGAGAATATTCGTTTGATGGAGACGCTGTGCTGCCTGCATGTGTGCAAACACTCACGCTATCTGCAGAGCTCGGGTCCCCAGCACTCTGGCCCTCTCATACTTGGTCATGTACGGCGTGGTGATTCTCTTCTGGTTTGCCTGCTGACCCTCTCCTGCAGGAAGGATCTGCACATTCTCCTGATCTTCCTGTTCGACAGAGAGAAATCACAGATTCAGACTGAACTTGATCACAAATATAATAACAGCCAGGTTGGAATTAGCCTTAGTATTTATCTAGATGGCTATTTCTTTATTGGTACTTACGTCTTCAACGTTCTCGAGGTCGTCTAATCCTTCATCCTCCTCGGCGTAATCAAAATCACCATCATCGAAGCTACAAATGTATTAACATGTTAGCTAAATCGCTAACCGCCTGTTAGCATCAAAGTTAGGTCATATACAATGTTTCCGAAAACACCAAGCTTAGTGTTCACTGTTTGTGCTGAGTGAGTACTTACTTATCTTCGTTGTCggacatgttttatttggagATGTTTGTATATTCCTGTGTTATTCTATTCTCCTTCAGGTACTCGTTTTGTTGTCAACATTGGCCCACATGAGCGGTATATGTAACTTCCGGCTGAGTGGTACGCCGTGAAATATTCCGTGCGCAATGACGAGGACCATTTTAGTTCCGTTTATTTTTTGAAATCTCCTTTACCATAAAATAGGATAGTCTACACATTTTTTGTCCgtattctgaatatttttgctcaaaattaTTAATACCCCTTGCGAAGTTAGACTTAATCTTAATTTTCTTCCAACCAAGccaaaaacttttatttcaggtttccaaaaaaaataaatatataaaataaacttgtgttttgttttaaaataaatgaaaagtctTTTAAATTATTAGTCGTCTCCTCTATGTCAGCTAAACGTTATTGTGGATAAAGATATGTATTCACaagttctgtattttttttcttgttgacttgTTTTTCCGCAAAACTTTCGCTCATTATCTCGTTTAAATCAGAGTATAACCGAGAAGTACATGCATTTTGAGTAATTCAATTCCTAAAGTGAATCTTTTATAtactaattatttattattaacctTTTCAGTTAATTTAGATGATTGTGACTTAGTtaacagaatttgtttttgtttcataaattgCAAGTTATAGTAAACATATAATTATCCCTTTCAATATTAACTTCTCTTGATACCTTGATTCCATGTTTCAACACATCATAGGACACCAACACTGTAAAAAGTACATATATTTATCATTGTAGATTGATGAGAGAATACAGATGGAAACATATCATAATGAtgaactgggaaaaaaaaaacatgatatgaAATGTGAAGCAGCAGACAAAATATAATTATGAAGCCAGTCGAACGAAGCTGCAtcattttatgaattaaattgttactgagcaaaaaaatattaatgacatCACACTATCGGGTATCAACGGGCTCAAACGGTGAGGCAGATactttgaccaaaaaaaaaaaaaaaagtgacattttacaaaaataaaagagctTAACTACATAAATGTAGCTCACTGATGTTACATGCTTTTATGACAAACTTGAGATGAACATGGATTACGGGTTGTTATTGCGGTGGGAATGCTTTTTCAGCTCTTTTTCTCCGCGGGTTCCTTGCTGCTCTCCTGTTTGTGgttcaacattttaaagactttcGGGGCCTTCAGCTTTCCTTTGGTCTTCTTCGGCCCGTCCTTCTGAAAGCCTGATGAGAATCCAGGAAATATATCAGTTTATTCACGAGCTAATGCAAAACAAGtgactgaatatttaaaaaaaagctttttatctGACTCACTCTTATTTCTTGTGCTTTCCATATCTTCATCTCTTTctctaatgacaaaaaaaccccaaaagtttTCAAACTGTTATTATAaaagactttttatttgtctccATATACCTGTCCTGATCCATGCTGCTGATGATCTGGTTCCTCTGTTCAATGATGGTGACCAGCTCAGCCATCAGCTGCTGCTCCCGGCCTCGGTCCTCCTGATCCCAGTCTTTCTCTgattagaaaacaacaaaaggaaaatcgtgaaaaatcaacagtgacCCAAATCAATCGTGTTTCCATTGCCAAGATGGCCGATGTTGAGCAGAAAGGACTCAAACCTACCGGGCTTATTGAGGAGACATCTGAGCTTGTACTCCACATCCGCTTGTCTGTCCTCtaatatttgctgttttgtgctgaaaaaaacaaaacaaaacgaaaaatTTGATCaccaaacaaaactgaatttcaagtaacttttaagcaagaaatagcagcttgtttaaagtaaattattccttaatattgatgaaaaagtatcaGTTAATCAGAAGTACATtagtcacaataacaaattttgttggACGATGTATAtcgtcccagaaattattgcgataaataaCCTCTGCTAGCTGCAGGTTGTTTCACTCGTAGCTAACATTTCTTCATCgatattaaggaaatattaaattaaaacaagcttctttttcttgcttaaaagttacttgtaagttagctttgtcaTAATTTAGAAACGAGATCAAAAGCACTCAGTAaggttttgtgcttttgcagtgcgAGTCGGGAATTCGGTCAATccaaccaacacaaagtagcgcagaagttgtgaaatggaaggacgATAAAACACCATCGCCAACATTTTCACCAGTAAATATATGAAAACGGCTTTTACAGGATCGTCCTTACAGATTCAGGTGCAGCTGTTTTGATGGGAGTGTACGTCAATCTGACCACTGAATGTTTCTCCAGTTCTTCCTTGCAAAATATTCTTTGCAGAGAAAGAACTGAAATCAGTTTCGGGCGTGTTTGGGtagcttatttttttctttgttgtcacaatatttttgaaGGCAAAAATCGGTTTGAAGGTTTAACAATATTTGTGCTCTTAATGTGGAAGAATTTCCAGGCACCGCATCTCACAGGCGGAACCTCCGTCTGCCCCACTTACAGGTAGACCAGTTCTTTGTTTCTGCGCAGCAGAGTGTGTTGCTCATGGACGAGGCCGAACCACTCGGTCAGCATCTGATCTTCTTtacctgaaacagaaacaaacacatttgcTAGAAACCATGAGAAGCGACGTTCACGTAGAAAACCTTCCGGTACGGAGCGTCAGCCGTACCCGTCCTGCTGTCTCGGATGTTCCTCTCCAGCTCCACTCCTCGTTGCTCCAGCGCCTCCAAGTCGCCGTCCAGGCTCCTCATCTGCCTCTGCAGGTCTTCCGTGGAAACGTCCCGGTCCGTCCGCACCTGTCGCGGTGACAGCAAGTCGCCCGTTTAGCTGCGGGAACGCGTCGATTACGAACACATGGGAGGTTTTTCTCTGTACCTGCCTCCTGATGAGAGGGAAACCGTGTCCAGGCGCCGGACCGCGACCAGACGACAGGTTCTGAACCGTCTGCGACCGGGTCATCTCGGGTCGCTCCGAGAATGGATTTTCTTTACAGGCAGACTGAAAATAGGGAGAAAAAAACTTCAACAGTGATGAATGATTTATGTGTCAGAGCTTATGGTGGAAAAAGAGCAGCAGAATTTGGTAGGATGTAATATTTCAAGTGACATTTTGCTTGCAAATAATGTGTCACTATAACAAATCATTCCAGGAATTATTGctataaatgataatattgtcattttgagaccattttcaactaatgtAGTAATAATCATAACGTCATGATATAGTATAATGCAATTATACCCAATcaaaaatacctaaaaaaaacacacctttaATTTCTGATGAATACTTGACGCCataactggaaaacattttaaatatccaaaattaaaaaataactataaTGTATTGCGAAGTCTCTGTaaccaaaatttaaaaagaaaaaacaggcaaaatTGGAAATTAGGATTgtcgtaaaaaaaacaaaaaaacaaacaaaaaacaagccaaCTGCTTCGTACTGgatgtcaaatgtttgcagtgtttcACAAAATGCAGCCTTTTCATCGACGTTAAAGGGGCGCAACTGTAAATGATCAGGTCCATTTTGATTTATCATGCCATTAATTGACTTATTGCAGACACGACTCAGGTTTTGCTTGCAGAAAGTGAActaatgtcagacagtgaggagaaaaaaaaaggttgtgtgTCATTTTGTAGAGCACGTGTAAAACACAGGAAGCCTGACAGTCTCTGCTGAAACTGATGCTACTGAGCAACTCATTTATAGAAATAGAGTAGAAAATGGGGCCTAAAATAGATCCTTGAGGAACACCTTCATGCAACGTAAGGGCTGATAGTAACTTACTGCGGGAAAagttttttaacataaaacctTCTGAAACCAAGCAAACAAGCACTAATACATATTCACTTCTTCCCTGTAGTAGTTTTGTGTCGTACCTTCCCTTCACACGCTGAGGCCGACCGGTCGGCGTCACGCAGCCCTGTGGCCACGGCGTTGGTCTCGGAGTGCTCGGACGGGATCGCTGGCACGGACAGACTCCTGGTGAAAGCGGCGCTCCTCTGTGCTTCAGAGGACCTCAGGTCTGTCGCGTATGACGGACCGTTCCGACCACCGTCTGCGGGTTCTCCGCCGACAGTTCCCCCCGAGTTACCGTCAGGCTGCGCTCCTTCACGGTCCTCTGTAGAGACACACACGTGCCCGTCCCATCCTCCGTCTGCGTTCCGTTCAGACTCGCCGCCAGGTTCTTCTTGAGCGATGCCGCTGTTCTCTGACGGACCAGCAGAAGGGCCGGTCGGACTGGCCGCCTCCTGCTTAGGAGCTTCATCGACCtcttcattttcctcctcctcctcttcctcgaaTGGGTTAAGAGAGGGCATCCTGGGTCTGTTCCACAGCGTCAGCGTGTTGGAGATGGGTTTGGACCGAGGGACGGGTACCGGAGGTGGGGCCGGAGGCAGCTGGGTCCAGGGTCCAGGATGCACGATGGCCATCCAAGGGTGGTTGGTTTTCACTTTAGGGCTGGAGCTGGTTGCcccaggaaacagaaaacagggaATATTAGAGGCTCCTgatcttcactgcaaaaaacagaaaaccacacCAGGTATTTCTGGTCCAaccttagttcacttgaaatgagacaaaactaactcaaaagtaacttttcatcaacatataggagcttgttttaagccaataaaaCACGCAGATTGTCACATCGGAAAGATgatttgttataagtgaaataatttgccgatgaaacaaatactttttcttcaatattaagaaatgattgacttaaaacaagctgctacgtccagctgaaaagctacttgtaagttagttttgtctcatttcaagtggaTGAAGATATTtacagaccaaaaatacttggtaagattttgtggttttgaagtCATTGTTCATTTACGCATTTCCTGTTCGACCCGTGAACTCTCGCTCAAAATGATCGTTTCACTTCTTTAGTCACACTCTGTGACTCTGTGACCTTTTAGGCTGTTTATATAAAAACCAGCTGGAGCTCCGCTGAGCTcttaaatgagacaaaaaaacccCCTCCAAAAAACAAGCGATCATGAatcttttcatcatttttagtAAAATACTTCAGGGATGTTTGTAAGCTTCACTCCTGAAGTTCTGATTGTGAAACCAGAACGGTTCCAGGTTCAACAGACCTCGACTGAGGAAGAGGACAAGTTAAACTCTCACACCTGAAACTCTGAAGCTCTCGTGTCAATTGTCCGTCTTTCAATTCCCTTTGGCTGTAAAGTCGAGCTCTGATTGGTGGAAACACTTCTGGCTGACCTGGGTAAACCCTGGCGGTCCGGTTCTGGACATAATGCTAAGAACAGCTTTGGTTTATCTGACTGAGCCACGCAGCACCGATCAGCCTATTTGAACTGTGATTACCataaatgttgagtttgaaTTGTACTTTAcgtgtcatttattttttttagtacattttaaGCCTCTTTTTGATTTTGTGCTTTGCCTCAGTTACGGCCAGTTTACGCATAAGATAGGCATTCATCATAACACATTCTCGTCATAGTAACAATTTTGACTCAtcgttgtcacaataaatttcagtaaataaaaataattttaaaaaaactgactaaatgtttattttactattttctccctgtttttttttcaacaggaGCATAAATTAATTcgtaaatatgattaaatgaatTCTGTCTgtgcagataattttttttataaatcacacttctttaagAAGCTTATTTCGAGTAGGAATGTTTTATAAGAgcatcatttttatgtttgtggtgCTACGAATGCTGttgcctcaaaaaaaaaaggaataaacagTTTGTGATCATTTTTGTCGTTATCACAATAGCACTAcgaaatattgtgataaaattcaCTCCACCCAGGTTtcgctttttaaaatgttttttttttacaaaaaccaaaGTGTCAAAgtgaatttttacatttttttttttttacaaaataattactattaaatcaaaatataatgCATATAATAAGAGACGGCATGAATATAACTTTGTAGTTTCATATGTACTTTGTTTGAACAGTTTTCCATCTTCCCTTCTGCAAATACTTTTCATCAGTTCTTCGTTTTCTATCACAATTTTGAttcataattattgttttatttacttaagttCATTTAGTTATTTGCAGCGGTTAGTTTTCAGCCAAAGCTCTTTGAGTTGCATTTAACTGGAGATCTCTAAGTAAGATCTGACAAACTGTAATCAGATagagattttacaaaaaaatgaagttatCAAAAGTTTTAAGCATTTAATCCAAACTAATGCAGATGATATAAAAAAAGGGGGGCAACTTTTAGATTTCTCCTTCTGCAAATTTTAGATCCTCATATTGAGGATCGCTCCGGCTGAcgtatttgtttttcaaatctcTTCTGGGTTTTTTAAGATTTGATAAACTAGCCGCCGTACCACTGGAAACTTAATTAGAAGGTAAAAATGTGCTTCATGTCTCTgtcatttgtaaataataataataataataataataataataataataataataataataataataataataataataataataataataataataataaaatgttcagtaCACTTACAGGCCAGGAGGTTGAGGTGAAGGATTGGTTTCTGATATAcatgcacagaaaaaaagataaaataaatacatttaaaaatgtattcgtTTTAATTTCCGAATGCAGGCGCGCGGCGTCATTTAGAGAACATTAGGTGAAGTAAAAACTCGCTTACCTCCAGCGGGGGAGTCGCTCATTGTCTGAGCGGTTCTGGATCTGGGCGCGGGAACAGGAACCACAGAGGAGTCCATGCTTCTCCTGGGAGCCGGGACGGGAAGCGCGCTTCCCTCCGAGGCTCGGCGCGGCTCGGCGTAGCGAGGCACGCTGCAGATGGCCGACCCGTTCAGAGAGTAGAAACCCGTCTGGATGGGATGACCGGGCCGATGACCAGCAGGCCTGAGTTGCTGCTCGCTGTCGACGCCGGCAGCTTTTCTGTCCGTTGCATGATGAGAGCAGACGAAGGACGTCTGATCACTTCCTGGAGTGTAGGAGCCTGGTAAGAGAGCGCTGCGGCACACCCTGCACCTGAAAGATGaatcaaatacagaaaatctGATGTAACATTAAAGGTGTTGCAGACTTTACCGCTCAAATGTGCTGCTAGTACCGAGTCACTCAgcgaaaaatcacaaaacatcaACAAGGGGTTTTGGTCCATTTTCTATTgctcacttgaaataaaacaaataactataaaagtgacttttcagaaagatatagtagcttgttttaactaaatatttccttaattttgacgTTAAAAAAGTACCGGTTCTActggtaaattatttcacttataactattaatttttcatcaatattaaggaattttaaacttaaaacaagctcaaatgtcttgctgaaaagttatgtgtaagttagttttgtccttttttcaagtctaataagatatttgcacaagaaactagagcaaaaattacttggtaaggttttgccTAAAGACGCATGtcacattaactttttttcagcAAACCTTGGagtattttattgcaattttttgaaaaaaaaaaacaacaacacagattAGCGCAAAAATTCTAACAGGGAAAGGACaagatttttcacaaatcatCTGGAAAATGTATTGGTCGTTCACTCCACAAACGGAGGGCAGGCTGTAAGAAACCCGTCGCTGGTCAACGTTAAAGTTTTCATGAGAAGCAAATGATGCATAACCTGTGCTAAAACGGCCTAATCGAATTCCAGagctaaaaaaatcaaagtccaCACGCGTTCTATGTCCAATCTGACTGATCTTGATCTACTTTGCAATAAAAGAACGAGAAAAAAGACTTCAGTCTcgaggtgattttttttctaactgtttaataaaaagcaattcccctccccccaaaaaaagaagaacatagTAGATAAACGCAAAACACATCAAGAGGTTTGGACACTTCGACAAGGCACTGCCTAATCACAGCCAGGTGTAGAGGTCAAATGTCACCAGAGGTGAACTGAGGCGCATTAGAGACAAACGTCGACGTTCCAACCAGGACAGACGAGCGTCTCTCACCTGAAGCAGCCGCGGTGGTAAACCTTCCCGTCGCTCAGAAGCTTCTGTATGAGGTGAACCGGCTTGGAGCAGAGGGAACACAGCACCCTGGGCCTCGGGCCGGCATGACTGTCCTCTTTACTGGTTTCCAGTTCAGTCCGACTCTgaaagcagaagagaaaccaggCAGTCAGACGCaaggcgagagagagagagagagagagagacagagagagagagagagagagagagagagagagagaaagagagagagagagagcgggaAGCGAGGAGCCGCCGTACCTTCTGGCTTCTCAAAGTTTTGTGCACCTTCGTGACGTTCAAGACCTGCGATGACCACAACCTGCAGGGACCTGAAGTCAACAGGGACAGTTGGAGAAATGAAAACGTGAATGTATtacagttgatttaaaaaaaaaaaaaaaactcaaggtCGCTTTGTAGGTTGTTGCTTTGAAAACAACACTTTTCAAAAcgctgcttgtttttgtttaaatcctGCTGCACACATGCTGGCAGCTATGCTAGCGTGGCTAGCTAGATGAAAACAGCTCTTTGTTAAGCACAGGTGGGCAGCagctagttacatttactcagttacatttacaaGTACATTCAGAAGTAGTTTAGCTACGCTGTACTTTGTACTTTTACTGGAGTAATATGATAATGAACTACGAGTAAAAGTCCTGGATACTCAATACAAgtcaagaaaaagtaaatatatttttaaaaagaaacgtATGAGACGCAGACACAGACCTGTTGTTTATTAACCAGCTCTGctgttttaaagttatttcGAGCCTATTTGAAGATGAATACGACACAGGAAACACAGCATATTGTCACTGGAAGTAGATTAAATCGCTCTAACATAYACACTTTACCTTCTGTAAGTAATGCTTTTAAGTAAAGTTTAATATTGGAAAAAGTGTTTATTCTGCCTACGTGTGTtggaatgtatttatttatagtattagtttttattttcgtCTCAAAAGTGACAGAATTTGCACAtgaatgtatattttgtatGCTGAtggcaacatttttcaaaatgtcaaatcagattttatgacAAGTTACTGAAGTCACATtttcaccaaatattttttcactctgACTCGAGTCATTTCTTGGTCGGCTACGTTTTCCTTTTGCTCGGGTAAAAACACGTCGAAGTAGTGCTGCTCTTACTTYATCATAATTTTAGCAATTTTGCATtttggcaattaaaaaaaaaaaaaatgtaatcagttgGGGGAGAAGTTCCTAGATTAAGAAATATTAGTAAAAAGATATAATACATGACAGTAGTCCCAACTATCcttttacaataaatgtaattaaatatatatatatattttatttaacctttaactTTAAGTTGATAAGAGTTTCTAGAAACGTCCaattaataatatatttcttttaaacctGGGGTACAAATGTGATGTGACACAGAAGCCTGTCCCTTTAAGGCTGGACTCTRACCTGTAATTATGTTTGCAACCAAAAAGATAACAGAAATCTCTAAAGTACTGTTAGAAATCAGGAAAACAGCGTCTCCATGACAACCGAACCATTAGGCGCCATCTTTAAGCCGCCTGACCTGAGCTTTTCAGCAAAGTGCTAAAGTAaagtggaggatctgtgatgctggaGCGTCCAGCATCGTGAACTTTTGATTTCAAATAGACKTTAgggttttagatttttttgtactaAAACGTGTCTGCAGTCATTAATGGTTTTACTGAAGCTTCTTTAAGTAGGAAATACGKTTATAGCTCTTCAGCAGCAAAAGGTCACGACSCCAGRCCAGCAGAAGTGTTACAMRACATTTTGTCGCCATTTTCACCGTCGTGTCTTTGTGCGACGACGGTAAAGTAARTCTATGTCGACACGAGGAAGTGAGGTAAGCAGCTCGTRCCAGRAAGTCCACAAACTGGCGGCTTRACCAAAGAGCAACGCATGCAatcaaagacaaacacacagaaacgcGGCAACGCACCGGGAGATTCTCCGCCGCTGAAGAGGTTGTAGTACTGGGAAACGTAGGTGATGACGGTGAGAAAGTCAGGCGCGTCCGTGGAAACCATGTCCTGTGGGTCCAGCAGAGGAGGGATTCCCAGCTTCGCCTCTGCGACCTCGAAAGCCTGCAGGGTCGAGAGGATGAAGGAGTTTTCACCAACACGCGGTCCGGCGGACACAATGCTGGAAGGGAAACTCCTGCCGGCTTGAACAAAGACGYGACTGACTCACCAGCTTGTTGTTTTGGTAAACATTTCCCCTGGACAGAGAGCTGAAGTCTCTAGAGTAAAgcaagaataataataataataagttagAAACTGTCAGAAGCAGGAGAAAAGAAGGTCACAAGTGGTTGRACTatcataaaactgaaacaagctACATTTATGAATGAAAGATTACACGTTAGATTAGACTGGAGTCAGCAAAGGTACCGATTCTTAAAAAGTATCAACGTGAACATTTACCACTGTGTTTTATCGCACCCTTCACCGTGCTTTATTGTGTggaatcttaaaaatgtttttataaataaaacctttaaaactcaGGCCTCCGTTTTCATGGTGGCTCCTCCTGTAAACTGATCCAGCGCCATGAATTACATCCAGAAGTCACATAATTACAGGACGGACGCACTAAYTGAAGAAAAATTGGGCCTATATTAatatccgatattaatattgctgttaacACTAGTAACTGTACAGTTTTTACATGGCTTTACAAATAGTTCACAGCCCTTTCGACACMATGGAAAAAACGACCACACTACTACGTTGCTTCTCTGTCTCAGTTAAACATtccacaatcctttgctgcatcactaTTACATGCCTGTACAAATATGGCCAACCtctcctgaaacacacacagcaacaagatggaaacaaACATTGGTTATTATCATAGATCCGGTTTTACTCGTGGGATCGATGTCGCtttgttaaacatttactgGGACGATACCAAAGTTAATGCAAAgataggcctgtcgcaataagcaataaatcaattaataacatgaaaaattaaaatgcgCTCAATTATTTCCAACTTTTGGCAGMAACttttttgctggacgataaattgtccccgaagttatcgcgataaacaataacattgttgAGACCGCtttcaagtaatgtaatggcaatgacataataatgcattCTCAGGGATCCAtccactttaaatttaaataaacatttaccactggaactggaagacattttaaatatccacaataaatcaacaaaactacaaataaaattaattatgacgtttctgaaaacgttttttttttctttcttttttttacatattttgtcatcTTGTTTGCTgtagaaacagagagaaacgTGAAAAATGATAtttcagatggaaattattgatcatgttttaatttaccatgcaattaattgatttactgcTTATTGGCGAGCCTATctgcaaccaaaaaaaaaattctttgcaCAAGACTCAGTTGTACccgcaacaaaaaaaaaaacgattctGTTAGGTGAGCTGAATATACATatacgccacacttttcagattatctttTTTCTCTTAAGTTTAAATTGTACTAAGATTTTTACAGTGAGAAAACACATCAGATGATCCGTTCAGTCTGGGTCTGGAGAGGTTAAGAAGAGGGATTAGTCCAGCAGATTATAGTCTCCACTCTAAACGAAACGACCCAGTCCTCTTCAGCTCAGTTTGAACTGAAGGTCCATGtgaggaggggagaaaaaaaaaagacaagaaaagaaaagaaaagtacaagCATTTCAGATGAAGGGCCGAAGCCTCTGGTCTACTTACATCAGGTCGGGTCGGTGTTTGTGGATGATGGCACAAAACGCCAGCCCATCCCTGAAGGAGGCTGACATGTTCTTCACTTCCACACCGGGGTAGCTGGCGCATGTGACGCGGCACCACTCCAGCAGAGCCTTCGGTGATGCTGCCATCTTTTTGCGCGACTTTCAGTTGCGGACGGGGAAAGCATTTCCCTTTTTACGTGTGAGACATCAAACAGAAAGAAGAGCAGAACGGTTCGGCTTGGTGAAGAGAACAGGAAACGTTCACCCTCTTCTGCCAAACTGCACAAACAATGCGCCGACCCAACGAAGCTACAGGAAGGAAGTTATTTCTTCACACTTAAATGTGCATCTCCACCACCTAAAGATATCCACACTGCGTATAAAGAGCGTAGATTTCCCCCCTCCGCAGATTTTAGACCAAAGTTAAAGAAACGGTTCTTCTCACACTCACTGAGCCGCGGACTCGGTTTCTCCGCTATGAGAGAGTTCA
It encodes the following:
- the polr2f gene encoding DNA-directed RNA polymerases I, II, and III subunit RPABC2, whose amino-acid sequence is MSDNEDNFDDGDFDYAEEDEGLDDLENVEDEDQENVQILPAGEGQQANQKRITTPYMTKYERARVLGTRALQIAMCAPVMVELEGETDPLQIAMKELKSRKIPIIIRRYLPDGSYEDWGCDELIVTD
- the micall1b.2 gene encoding MICAL-like protein 1 produces the protein MAASPKALLEWCRVTCASYPGVEVKNMSASFRDGLAFCAIIHKHRPDLIDFSSLSRGNVYQNNKLAFEVAEAKLGIPPLLDPQDMVSTDAPDFLTVITYVSQYYNLFSGGESPGPCRLWSSQVLNVTKVHKTLRSQKSRTELETSKEDSHAGPRPRVLCSLCSKPVHLIQKLLSDGKVYHRGCFRCRVCRSALLPGSYTPGSDQTSFVCSHHATDRKAAGVDSEQQLRPAGHRPGHPIQTGFYSLNGSAICSVPRYAEPRRASEGSALPVPAPRRSMDSSVVPVPAPRSRTAQTMSDSPAGETNPSPQPPGLSSPKVKTNHPWMAIVHPGPWTQLPPAPPPVPVPRSKPISNTLTLWNRPRMPSLNPFEEEEEEENEEVDEAPKQEAASPTGPSAGPSENSGIAQEEPGGESERNADGGWDGHVCVSTEDREGAQPDGNSGGTVGGEPADGGRNGPSYATDLRSSEAQRSAAFTRSLSVPAIPSEHSETNAVATGLRDADRSASACEGKSACKENPFSERPEMTRSQTVQNLSSGRGPAPGHGFPLIRRQVRTDRDVSTEDLQRQMRSLDGDLEALEQRGVELERNIRDSRTGKEDQMLTEWFGLVHEQHTLLRRNKELVYLTKQQILEDRQADVEYKLRCLLNKPEKDWDQEDRGREQQLMAELVTIIEQRNQIISSMDQDRERDEDMESTRNKSFQKDGPKKTKGKLKAPKVFKMLNHKQESSKEPAEKKS